The sequence below is a genomic window from candidate division WOR-3 bacterium.
TGTCAGTAAGTTATCCACAAATTATCCACAAAATCGTGCAAATGCAGGACAGTTCAGCATTTTAGCCACTGACATTTTATGTCAGTGGTTTGACATAAAATGTCAGTAAAACCGATTTTTGCCATTTTTTTGCAGAAAATCCTCAAACCCCATCAAATTTCAACACTTTGATATTCGAAACTGGGGCTATTTTTTGATAAAATTTGTAGTATTTTCCACTTTCTCCTGGCATGTATTTCTTTTTAAAAATACCTATTTTTGATATTTCCCAACAGATGGGAAATATTAATTTTGTCAGCTGCTTTGCTTATCAAATAGATTTTTATATGAAGGATTTATATTATACAAAGTTTTATGATCGCCAATCCCTGCAACCGCGATCAAACCCTGAAGATTTGCGGTGTCCTGTCCCAATCTTGTGGTAAAAAAACCCACGGTCTTTTCGTTATGGAATGCGACGCTTAAATCCTCAATATGGGCAAAGAGCCTTAATTGAATCTTCATTATCGCCCTGGTGCGAAATAAAAATAATAGTATCTCATTTAAAAAACCACAGAGAATCTTAAAGACCATCAATAACAATAACCCAAGCACAATAGTATTTAGTAATGCCATATTTTTCTGAGGAAATACCCGGTCAATCGCATACTTTGTTAAAAATGGACCTGGCAATTGCAGAATTATTGCCACCAATGCCAAGACCGCTGACCAATAACCATATTTATAGAATTCTTTGCATAGTTTCAGAAAATTTACATAATGGCTAATATATTCTTTAATCTTCAATGACGGAATAGATACTGAACTTTTAAGAATATCTGGGATTTAGTATGCTCATATCCTCCAATATCAAGAGGTGTTTCATTATTAAAATTATGATTGGCACCAAGATAAAAAAGGGTTAAGGGTGTTGGGGTGAATGAAAATAAAGGGGCAATGAGTAAATTTTTGTTGCTGGAGTTATATTGCCCGATAACACGGAAACCCATAAAACGGGTAAATGTATAGGAAAGATTTAATTCAAAAGTCTTTTGATTATATATCCATTCACCAAATTTTTGTGACCAGAATAGATATTGATAATATTTTGCACCAATTGATACTGGTCCAAAATTATAATCAAACCAGAAATAGGGATATAGATTATAGCCCAGACTTAATGGTGTAGAATAGTAGTTTATTGAGCGACCATAGTTCAGAAACATACCGATTGACAGAAATTTCAATGTATAACTTGATAAACTTGCACTATAAGACCACATATCATTAAACCACATATCACGATAGAACTTATCAATCAATTGATAGATAAACCGAGTATTGATTAAATATTTAAATTGAAGGGTTATACCACAACTCTGACTGAGACCGGTGTTTATTCCAAAGTATCTATGTGCCCTTTCAAATTGCAATTCTGGAGTAACCGATTCAATAAAATATTTTTTTATTATCCACGGAAAATTAACAGAAAACCCATATTTTGTCCAGTCATGATAGTTAATAAAACCAAGGTCTGCCCGAAATTCTGGAGAGAGGGTTTTGAAATAACCATTGAAATTGAGATATTTTCTTTTATGGAAATACTCTATTAGCATCCCATTCCCCGTAAACTCTTCCCCATCAAATCTTGCAGTCCGACCATTGAATTCTATTCCATACCCATTAAACAACAATGTATCAAATGGCTCTTTTGTCCAAGTTAATATCCCCTGAAATTTTACAGTGTTTTCTTTCAAAAATCCAAATGCACCATCAAGGCCAAATGTCCGATTAAAACCACCTTCTATTATCTCTCTGTCCGTGCTTAAAAGCCCAAAATAAGTATCTTTAAGCAGGGTCTTCTTCAATCTTAAGATATTATTTGTACTCATTTTATTACTACCAATACTGAAACTCCGCTCCGTAAAAGGAAGAATAAATGGTGTATGGCGGTCAAGGCCAAAGATATAACCCATTGAATAGTCTTTGATGCTCCCAGTATATTTTATTGCTCCCAATGGGTCGTTTATCATTCTTGAATAGAAGACCTGAATGGGTGTTTCAAAGAATGATTTCCTTTCCAGGAAAAAAGGCCTTTTTTCTTCGTAATAAAGGGCAGATGTGGTATTGACATCAATCTGGGGAACATCGGTTTCAATCTGAGAGAAGTCGGGTAAAATGGCAAAATCAAGGATATTATCATAATTGAAGTAGTATTTACCGCCAAATCCAAGTCGCAGATTAGGGTCGGTCAGTGTATCAATGGTCAAACCACCGGTTAAATACGGCAAGAACTCAATCCTTTCAGGCTTTGCAATCCAGTCATTTATATGCATCCGGGCAAAGTATTTGAGATAGAGCTCACCGCGCACATAAGGAGAAAGGCGATAACAGGGTATATACTCCCGGGGACGTATCCGGTGCACATCCATTCTGAAGTAGTCTATATAATTTGAATACACCTTTAAACTCTGGAATGGAATCTGCATCTCTACTGTCCAGCAGGTATCAAGAATCTTTGCATCCACATACCAGATAAAATTTTCCAATACACAATATTCAGCAAATAATTCTGGAGCAATTGGAATCACAAAGTACACAGAAGAGATACTATTAGCATTAACTTGAAAACCATAGGTATCATTTTGGGAGGAATTGGGAATAATCACTACACCCACTTGGTCATCCTCACTTGATTCCCACCAACGGCTTTGATTCTTTGCCCTTGCTCTTATCGTACTTATTTCAGGTTCTTCACAGATAACGCCGACATAGAGATTTTCATCATCATAACCAACCAGGACAATCGTCTTTACCGGGGCAATTTTACCATACTCAGGGTCATCATAGTCATAATTTCTAAAATCCTTTTCTATCCTTGTTGCCTCGTCCCAGCAGGGGTCATTTAAATAACCATCAATCACCGGCGGTTTTGTAATCCTATTCGCCTTGAATTCATAAGGGACAAAGCAAAAAAGGAAATTTGCAATAAATGCTATGCTCAGGACCAATTTAAACATTTCTTTTTCATCTTAAGCAAATATCATATCTTTTGTAAAGTCAAATGCATTTGGATTTTCTTCCATTATTGATGTATAGGTAACGAGATCAATGTGCCTTGCCTCCCTTAAGACTACACACTGTTCCCTTTTCCTTTCAATGTCAAATCTATTATTTTTCACAGCAGTAGCAAAGCAAGCACCACAAATCTTTGCCGCCCAGCAATTGATACAATCACTCTCCGAATACATAACATACTCCCTTGCGATACTCATTATTGTATCAATTTCTATTCCCTTGTCAACATCTCCGATATTATATGCCCGCATCACCCGCTCACAGGGATAAAACTGTCCGTCGGTATTAACAAAAATTTTCCTCAGACCCGGAGTGCAACAACCATTCATTATAATAGCATCGTAGGGTTCATTGAGCTTTCTTTTGTGGAAAAGTACAAGTGTTTTCTCAAAGAGGGCTTTTTCAAATGCCGTTGGCTCTTCATTATTGATACGGCGTCTTATATAATCCTTTCTTAATATATCATATTGAGTAGCCAAACTAGAATAATCTTCGGGGGTGAACCTTTCAAAGAATGTAGTATCATAAGGGTAGACTGAATTTACGATTATTCGCTGTCCATTAACCAGTTCATAGTCTTCAAAGAAATTGTTCAATTCCAGCATATTGGTATCGGGTGACATAGTGACCGCAAACGAGATAGCCTGCTTGAAAAAGTCCGGAGCCGCCTTCTGTATCTGCCTAAGGCTATTAGTTATACGGGCATATGTGGGCTTACCATTTACATCCACACGATAGCGGTCATGGAATAATTCGGGTCCATCAAGACTTATCTGGAGAAAAAATTTATTTTTTATTATTGCATCCCTAATATCTTCCCTTTCAAGAACCAAACCGTTAGAATCAATGTGTAGTTCGATTTCATTACCAATCAACTCTTTGACTTCCATTATCTTTTCAAAAGAAGTTAGTGGTTCACCACCATAAATTGATATTGATCTGATCTCGCTGTATTGGGAATGTGATAAATAATACTGTATTGCCTTATAAAGGGTGTGGTCATCCATAATTTTATTAGAATGCGTTCTTTCATATTTGTAGGTACCAGAAAATGAACAGTATCTACACCTCATATTGCAAACCTCGGTGATGTTTAGAATCATATAACCAATCTTTGATTTCAATTCGTTCTGGAGATATTGCGGATCATACGGAACAAGCATATTCGTAAACCTTTTGTTAGAAAATAGTCCATTTCGGCGGCATTTTTCTATCTCATTCAGTGCTTTTTTTACAGAATCAAGTTGATATTTTGCCTGCCATTTTGAGATAAGCTCAGTATTTGATAAAACACCGAGATCTTCTATTATATCATAAACTATTTTATCCACCCTAATTATTTGGTTTGTTTTTACATCATAGATATAATAATTTCCTTTAAGGCTTTGAAATTTATGCACAAATGGAGGCAGTTCCATAGACAATTCCTCAATGCTGGGGATTGGGGTTCTTTACCCCCAATCCCCGAATATCCACTATCATGGTGTCCAACCTCTTTTGACTGCTTCATGCACAGCATTTGCATCACTTGTAAGTTGAGTATTGTGGCAATGGAGACTCGCTTCATTATTAGCATCTCCAAGTTGGTAAGGATCCTCAGGATAAACGCACGAACATAAACACCCGCATACACATGTACAGCCACACTGGCAGGCGGTTCCATTTGGCTGCACACCACCACCCCAGTTCATTACTTCAATCATTTTTACCTCCAATTTGTATTAAACCAGATTTGAGACAAAGATAGAACCACCCCGGCCCCCGAGGAGTACGACATTTTTTCAGGACCCTTCTCGCTGCTGTTTGGAAAAAATTTTTATTATTACAGGCTTCAATGCCCAAAAACCAATAACCACGCCTGTGTTTGATCAAATCCCCCTTAATCCCCCTTTTACTAAAGGGTGAGATTAAAATCTTTTGTAGTGGCAGAGCTTGCTCTGCATAAAAGTCAAATGTCAAGCAATCTTGACCACTACAAAAAATGGTGATTGGTTTATGGGTTTGGATGCTGGTATGGTAATTAGTTTGTAGTTTAGAGTGGATTGCCATTGCGTGCATAAGCCCATTGATTTTTATTTTTTAGTTAGCAAAAACTTAACTGATATACGAGACCGTATAACGAAACTGGCAGCGAAACCGTATAACGATAGCCGATTAGTTGGAGTGCATCAGCTTGCTGATGCGTTGTTAACTAAAATCCCCCTTTTCTAAAGGGGGAGATAGGAGATTGGTGCACTTTTGTTTCACGGCTGGAAGCCGCTTCCGCAGATAAAAAAATGTAGTAGCCACTTCCCCAATTTGAAAACTGGGGCAGTCCAGCGGCGAAAATAAAATGCGGTGATTTGTTATACAGTTTTCTTCGCAACTGGGGGTAGTATAGTTAAACCCTGATTCCTTTATAGCCTACATCCGTCATTTTGTCTTGTATTTAATCATAAGGGTGAATCCATTTAAATATCCTTCGTTCCCGTCAGCAACACTATCGTAGACCATGATGCCCCAGTTTCCGTTGGCGTTTTTTCCATTAAAGTAATTTGTTGAATACTCTTGACTACCACCGAGATAATTGTTACCCCAGGCGACAATAGAATCATCATTTCGGTATAACTTGATAATTAAATTTGATGGTTTTTCGTGTTCTATGTTTACTCGAATTTTAAGTGAATCAACAATTGCATTTTCGCCGGCACTATTTACTGTAATACCTATACTAACACCACTGAGATCTCTAATCGGCGAACCGCTACCAATCTCAGATTTATAATCCCAAAAATCTTCTTCTCGATCTGAGAAGCAACTCAAAAATAAATTTGTTATCAAAAATACTAAAGTAAAAATCCATTTACACATCATTGCAAGGCTCCCTAAAATTTCAATTTTATGCATTTTATAATTGGAATCTTAAGCCCAGATTGACACGATTAAATCCCAGAGATTCACAACGAATGTTGAATATCATATCTTCCATCGGCACCCTTCTATATTCGGATTGTTTATAGTTGTACATTTCTATCTCTAAAAATAGTTTAGGATTTTTCATGCGTGTATATAAAAGGCCCGAACCAGCTCTTACGTTGTAAACCGGTGCAATACCACGATAGTCATTTAGGCTGAGATTACTGTATTTCTCATAAGAAAACCCACCGTAAAATAAAGGTCTTAAATTCCAGTTTACAGGTAGAACAGCTATTAAATCTGTGTTTAGATTAGATAACAAATTCAAACTATTTCCGCCGCTATCATATTTTTTTAATTCCAGGAATTCTGATCGTAGGTAAATATTTTTGGTGAAGCTAATTACAATCTCGCTGCTTATTCCCCAATATTTTTCCAGAAAAATATCAACATTCCAGGTACCCTGTGAAAACATAATCATTTCCGACATCAAATACCGTGTTGTTTTTATTCCGAGTTCAACACGGGGTTGTGGATAAACGAAAAAGAAGAAAACAATTATTATTAAAATAAATTTCTTCACTTCTCCTCCTTTCAAATTTTAACGAGGGGGTGGTGGACTATTAACACCACCCCTTATTTCTGTTTCCGCATTTACCAAGTCTTATACGCATGGGTATTGTAATATG
It includes:
- a CDS encoding ABC transporter transmembrane domain-containing protein, yielding MKIKEYISHYVNFLKLCKEFYKYGYWSAVLALVAIILQLPGPFLTKYAIDRVFPQKNMALLNTIVLGLLLLMVFKILCGFLNEILLFLFRTRAIMKIQLRLFAHIEDLSVAFHNEKTVGFFTTRLGQDTANLQGLIAVAGIGDHKTLYNINPSYKNLFDKQSS
- a CDS encoding radical SAM protein, coding for MELPPFVHKFQSLKGNYYIYDVKTNQIIRVDKIVYDIIEDLGVLSNTELISKWQAKYQLDSVKKALNEIEKCRRNGLFSNKRFTNMLVPYDPQYLQNELKSKIGYMILNITEVCNMRCRYCSFSGTYKYERTHSNKIMDDHTLYKAIQYYLSHSQYSEIRSISIYGGEPLTSFEKIMEVKELIGNEIELHIDSNGLVLEREDIRDAIIKNKFFLQISLDGPELFHDRYRVDVNGKPTYARITNSLRQIQKAAPDFFKQAISFAVTMSPDTNMLELNNFFEDYELVNGQRIIVNSVYPYDTTFFERFTPEDYSSLATQYDILRKDYIRRRINNEEPTAFEKALFEKTLVLFHKRKLNEPYDAIIMNGCCTPGLRKIFVNTDGQFYPCERVMRAYNIGDVDKGIEIDTIMSIAREYVMYSESDCINCWAAKICGACFATAVKNNRFDIERKREQCVVLREARHIDLVTYTSIMEENPNAFDFTKDMIFA
- a CDS encoding proprotein convertase P-domain-containing protein gives rise to the protein MHKIEILGSLAMMCKWIFTLVFLITNLFLSCFSDREEDFWDYKSEIGSGSPIRDLSGVSIGITVNSAGENAIVDSLKIRVNIEHEKPSNLIIKLYRNDDSIVAWGNNYLGGSQEYSTNYFNGKNANGNWGIMVYDSVADGNEGYLNGFTLMIKYKTK